From Candidatus Pedobacter colombiensis, one genomic window encodes:
- a CDS encoding peptidylprolyl isomerase: protein MKKFLMITGGLICLFLNTQAQKKNIDKVVAVLGSNIILLSDLNQQYAQYLNMGNPENPEIKCEILRQILTNKLLKQQAEIDSITVDENQIDEEVDKRMRYQIQKAGGQERLEQFLNRSVLQYKDEIRPDIKEQLISRKMEAHITQDINITPLEVKKYFESYKKDSLPDIPTEFEIGEIVMYPKLTKAEKQKYHDKIDALRLRVKSGEDFAFLAKSYSEDPGSAPEGGDLGFFDRKAMAKEFTAQAFKLKAGEVSNVFETEFGFHILQVIERRGEQVQARHILIRPQNTPASLERIKLKADTIYQSLVSKKIPFSFAASQYSDNKESQYNGGMLLYADNVTARTSFIPADKLDPKVFLIADTMKVGEISSPTLFTDQSGKEGYKILYLKSKIPPHKANLEQDYAKFKEYAQQDKVNRELSAWFEKKRVNTYVRIDEDYVNCDELKMWTSKISAKK from the coding sequence ATGAAGAAATTTTTAATGATTACAGGCGGATTAATCTGCTTGTTTTTAAATACTCAGGCACAAAAAAAGAATATAGACAAGGTAGTTGCGGTATTGGGAAGCAACATTATTCTATTATCCGATTTAAACCAGCAGTATGCCCAGTATCTTAACATGGGTAACCCGGAAAACCCTGAGATTAAATGTGAAATATTACGCCAGATTCTTACAAATAAACTTTTAAAACAACAGGCGGAAATTGACTCTATTACTGTTGATGAAAATCAAATAGATGAAGAGGTGGACAAGCGGATGCGCTATCAAATTCAAAAAGCTGGTGGACAAGAGCGCTTAGAGCAATTCCTTAACCGTTCGGTATTACAATACAAAGATGAAATCAGACCTGACATCAAAGAGCAGTTGATTTCAAGAAAGATGGAAGCCCACATCACTCAAGACATTAATATCACTCCATTGGAGGTTAAAAAATATTTTGAATCCTACAAAAAAGACAGTCTACCTGATATCCCTACTGAGTTTGAGATTGGAGAAATTGTCATGTATCCTAAGCTAACGAAAGCGGAAAAACAAAAGTATCATGATAAAATTGACGCTTTACGTTTAAGGGTAAAGAGTGGTGAAGACTTTGCTTTCTTAGCGAAATCTTATTCTGAAGATCCTGGATCTGCTCCTGAAGGTGGTGATCTTGGATTTTTTGACCGCAAAGCGATGGCAAAAGAATTTACGGCTCAGGCCTTTAAATTAAAAGCGGGAGAAGTATCAAATGTTTTTGAAACAGAGTTTGGCTTCCATATTTTACAGGTGATAGAACGTCGTGGAGAGCAGGTTCAAGCTCGCCATATCCTGATCCGCCCACAAAATACACCTGCCAGTCTGGAACGTATTAAACTTAAGGCCGACACGATATATCAGAGCCTGGTGTCTAAGAAAATTCCATTTTCTTTCGCAGCATCACAATATTCAGACAACAAAGAATCCCAGTACAATGGAGGGATGCTACTTTATGCTGATAATGTGACAGCCAGAACTTCTTTTATCCCTGCAGATAAACTAGATCCGAAAGTATTCCTTATTGCTGATACGATGAAAGTTGGAGAAATATCTTCCCCTACACTTTTTACGGATCAAAGTGGCAAAGAAGGTTATAAAATTCTTTACTTAAAATCTAAAATTCCTCCTCATAAAGCTAATTTAGAACAGGATTACGCTAAGTTTAAGGAATATGCACAGCAGGATAAAGTAAACCGTGAGTTAAGTGCATGGTTTGAGAAAAAAAGGGTAAATACCTACGTACGCATTGATGAGGATTATGTCAATTGTGATGAGCTAAAAATGTGGACTTCTAAAATATCTGCAAAAAAATAA
- the rdgB gene encoding RdgB/HAM1 family non-canonical purine NTP pyrophosphatase, with the protein MRELVFATNNQHKTQEVRNLLLNDYKVLNLNDIGCKTDIPETGSTFAENATLKSSYVAEHYQMDCFADDSGLEIEALSQEPGIFSARYSGVKDDQENLKLVLQKMEGQVNRKARFRTVISLMRGGENFLFEGIINGTIRETPTGTLGFGYDPIFVPDGYDHTFAEMSMEQKNQISHRALAMNKLISFLKEQKQA; encoded by the coding sequence ATGAGAGAACTCGTATTTGCCACCAATAATCAGCATAAAACTCAGGAAGTTCGCAACCTGCTTTTGAATGACTATAAAGTCTTAAATCTAAATGATATAGGCTGTAAAACTGATATTCCTGAGACCGGGAGTACTTTTGCCGAAAATGCAACACTGAAAAGCAGTTATGTTGCCGAGCACTATCAGATGGACTGTTTTGCTGATGATAGCGGCTTGGAAATAGAAGCCTTAAGCCAGGAACCTGGTATTTTTTCTGCCCGGTATTCCGGAGTTAAAGATGATCAGGAAAATTTAAAGCTGGTACTTCAGAAAATGGAGGGGCAGGTAAACAGAAAGGCACGTTTCAGGACTGTTATTTCTTTGATGCGCGGCGGTGAGAATTTTCTATTTGAGGGCATTATCAATGGAACAATTAGGGAAACGCCAACGGGAACACTAGGTTTTGGGTATGATCCAATTTTTGTGCCCGATGGTTATGACCATACATTTGCCGAAATGAGTATGGAACAAAAGAACCAGATCAGTCACAGGGCACTGGCCATGAATAAGCTTATATCTTTTTTAAAGGAGCAGAAACAGGCTTAA
- a CDS encoding OstA-like protein, with protein sequence MQILRYFLIILLFPASVLAQQKTKIIVQKADATHFDTKKNISYLRNPVFRHENATLSCDSAVFYVNENTFDAFKNVHINQADTINIYSDYLNYNGNTKIAHLTSNVRMIDRESTLTTNILDYNMATKYGTYVTGGKIVSKDVTLTSKNGYYFSNSRDAFFRYNVVVVTPETVIKSDTLRYNTLTNWTYFYGPTNIKGKDDNLYTENGAYNTKTQYAYFGKKNLYTMGSKSLKGDSLYYDGIAGYGKAVRNIVFKDTVDKTVMYGQLGFYYKKDERTIVTKNPYVGMGTSDSIKVNNKLQPDSLWLGADTLETQMVLKKTLTLISSPVIKKDNELGEEEKEEKKVGASKPKATATEETTSQRKQNRLDKKSAKTGKEAAKQSIKNEKISIAADSLLKDSLAIHKKAIPILKDSLLYSKVDSVTKKGKADMTLKGKLPANKIKTSLKDTIPFNPEDTVRTRVIKAYHNVRVFKANMQAKADSLFYTSADSTLRWYHNPIIWSEGSQQTGDTIYLQLKNKKLNTLQVIQNAFLVNVNADSARYNQIKGRLITAFFKDGKLKNMFVDGNAESIYFNQNEKKVYTDMNQTVSSRLKILFKEKEIAKIVAIRDPEGVRTPVPELKEDVFLTGFTWKPELRPLSKKEVISGKPKSKTPAKKAGPATASKATGKPAETTKNIPDPKGTIKKTAPVPQKDSTAVTPVVPKAVVGSKTVPAKEEKADTIKPVSAPLKKI encoded by the coding sequence GTGCAGATATTACGCTATTTCCTGATCATATTATTATTTCCCGCATCTGTGCTCGCGCAACAGAAGACAAAGATTATTGTACAAAAAGCTGATGCGACTCATTTCGATACAAAAAAGAACATATCCTATTTAAGAAACCCTGTGTTTAGGCATGAGAATGCTACGCTTAGCTGCGATAGCGCTGTTTTTTATGTAAATGAGAATACTTTTGATGCTTTTAAAAATGTGCACATCAATCAGGCCGACACCATCAATATCTATTCAGATTATTTAAATTATAACGGGAATACCAAAATCGCTCATTTAACCAGCAATGTCCGAATGATAGACCGGGAATCTACCTTAACCACCAACATCCTGGATTACAATATGGCCACCAAATATGGGACTTATGTAACGGGGGGTAAAATTGTGAGTAAGGATGTAACCTTGACCAGTAAAAACGGTTATTATTTTTCCAATAGTCGCGATGCCTTTTTCCGCTACAATGTCGTGGTTGTAACCCCGGAAACTGTAATTAAATCAGACACATTACGCTACAATACCTTAACCAACTGGACCTATTTTTATGGCCCGACTAATATAAAGGGTAAGGATGACAACCTGTATACAGAAAACGGAGCCTATAATACGAAGACTCAGTACGCCTATTTTGGAAAGAAAAACCTATATACAATGGGTTCAAAATCGCTTAAAGGTGACAGTTTGTACTATGATGGGATAGCCGGCTATGGAAAAGCTGTTAGAAACATTGTTTTTAAAGACACCGTTGATAAAACAGTCATGTACGGACAACTGGGTTTTTATTACAAAAAAGACGAAAGGACAATTGTAACCAAAAACCCTTATGTAGGTATGGGTACCTCCGACTCTATAAAGGTGAACAATAAACTGCAACCCGACAGCTTATGGTTGGGCGCCGATACGTTGGAAACCCAAATGGTTCTTAAAAAGACCTTAACGCTCATTTCATCGCCTGTGATAAAAAAAGACAATGAACTTGGGGAGGAGGAGAAAGAAGAAAAAAAGGTGGGCGCATCAAAACCTAAGGCAACCGCAACTGAAGAAACGACTTCGCAAAGAAAACAGAACCGGTTAGATAAAAAGAGTGCAAAAACGGGAAAAGAAGCAGCTAAACAATCCATCAAAAATGAAAAGATTTCTATTGCGGCAGATAGTTTATTAAAGGATAGCCTCGCTATTCATAAAAAAGCAATACCAATATTAAAGGATTCTCTCCTATATTCAAAAGTCGACTCTGTGACAAAAAAAGGGAAAGCTGATATGACCTTAAAAGGTAAACTGCCTGCAAATAAAATAAAGACTTCCCTTAAGGATACCATTCCTTTCAACCCGGAAGATACTGTACGGACCAGGGTGATTAAAGCCTACCATAACGTGCGAGTATTTAAAGCCAATATGCAGGCTAAGGCGGATTCATTATTTTATACAAGCGCGGATTCTACACTTCGCTGGTACCATAACCCTATTATATGGTCTGAAGGCTCGCAACAAACAGGGGATACAATTTACCTGCAATTGAAAAATAAAAAGCTAAATACTCTGCAAGTTATTCAGAATGCTTTCCTTGTAAATGTCAATGCAGATTCAGCAAGATATAACCAGATCAAGGGAAGGTTGATTACCGCCTTTTTTAAAGATGGTAAACTCAAGAATATGTTTGTGGACGGGAATGCTGAAAGTATTTATTTCAACCAGAATGAAAAGAAGGTTTATACAGACATGAACCAAACGGTTAGCAGTCGGCTAAAGATCCTTTTCAAAGAAAAAGAGATTGCAAAGATTGTGGCTATCAGAGATCCTGAAGGGGTCAGAACGCCTGTTCCTGAATTAAAGGAAGACGTTTTCCTGACCGGTTTTACCTGGAAACCTGAGCTAAGACCGCTGTCAAAAAAAGAGGTGATTAGCGGCAAACCCAAGTCTAAAACTCCTGCAAAGAAGGCAGGTCCGGCGACAGCCTCAAAAGCAACTGGCAAACCTGCCGAAACGACTAAAAACATACCAGATCCGAAAGGGACAATTAAGAAGACAGCCCCTGTCCCTCAAAAAGACAGCACAGCGGTTACTCCTGTTGTACCGAAAGCTGTAGTTGGCTCTAAGACCGTTCCGGCTAAAGAAGAAAAAGCTGATACAATTAAGCCTGTTTCTGCTCCTTTAAAAAAGATATAA
- the tilS gene encoding tRNA lysidine(34) synthetase TilS translates to MLPLQNFKDYICLNSLFNAKDKILLTVSGGKDSVLMVHLFKLSGFKFGIAHCNFNLRGAESQRDEEFVKMLAEKLDVPFHVTHFKTKEFAATHKVSTQMAARTLRYQWFEELREREQYKAIALAQHQDDAIETVLLNLTRGTGIAGLHGILPKRGKLIRPLLFLSSAEIADLISKQDIDFVEDSSNKSTDYARNKIRLKVIPHLKEINPGLEETFQHNIKRFADTELVLQHTVTKLKEEILKEKQGKFYISIKEIKALNPQHLLVFELLKPFDFSESVVAELLEGLDKQSGTAFFSVSHRIVVDRQELIINPLSDQNMVNKNQIIHSHDETVNFLGSQILITSSEDIQFKKSSNKAYVDTDKLIFPLVLRTWQAGDKFKPIGMNSYKKLSNFFIDEKIPLSDKDLIPILVNGNGELIWIAGWRQDNRYKLTEATKNVTIFELRHLHITISKQS, encoded by the coding sequence ATGTTACCCCTTCAGAATTTTAAAGACTATATCTGCCTGAATTCACTTTTCAACGCAAAAGATAAAATCCTTTTGACAGTTAGCGGCGGGAAGGATTCTGTATTAATGGTGCACTTATTTAAACTCTCCGGATTTAAATTTGGTATAGCGCATTGCAACTTTAATTTAAGAGGTGCTGAATCCCAAAGGGATGAAGAATTCGTAAAAATGCTGGCAGAAAAGCTGGATGTCCCATTCCATGTAACCCATTTTAAAACGAAAGAATTTGCTGCAACACACAAGGTATCTACACAGATGGCGGCAAGAACACTTCGTTACCAATGGTTCGAGGAGCTTAGAGAACGTGAGCAATATAAGGCTATTGCATTGGCACAACATCAGGATGATGCAATTGAAACGGTATTGTTGAATCTAACCAGGGGAACAGGAATTGCAGGACTACATGGTATTTTACCAAAAAGGGGTAAGTTAATCAGGCCTTTATTGTTTCTGTCTTCAGCGGAAATTGCTGACTTAATTAGCAAACAAGATATTGATTTTGTAGAGGATAGCTCTAATAAAAGCACCGACTATGCCCGTAATAAAATAAGATTAAAAGTTATTCCTCATCTCAAAGAGATTAACCCCGGTCTGGAAGAAACTTTTCAGCATAACATCAAACGCTTTGCAGATACTGAACTTGTTCTGCAGCATACAGTAACAAAGTTAAAAGAAGAAATCCTGAAGGAAAAGCAGGGGAAATTCTATATATCCATAAAAGAAATAAAAGCATTAAACCCACAACATCTGCTGGTATTTGAATTGTTAAAACCTTTTGATTTTTCGGAGTCAGTAGTTGCCGAACTTTTAGAAGGACTGGATAAACAAAGTGGTACAGCCTTCTTCAGTGTCTCACATCGCATTGTTGTAGATCGGCAAGAGCTGATCATCAACCCGCTTTCAGACCAGAATATGGTTAACAAGAACCAAATCATCCATTCTCATGATGAGACAGTTAATTTTCTAGGTAGCCAAATCCTCATCACTTCGTCGGAAGATATTCAATTTAAGAAAAGCAGCAATAAGGCCTATGTGGATACTGATAAATTGATTTTTCCATTGGTATTGAGAACCTGGCAGGCCGGTGACAAGTTTAAACCCATAGGAATGAACAGTTATAAAAAACTGAGCAATTTTTTTATAGACGAAAAGATTCCACTAAGTGACAAGGATCTTATCCCGATATTGGTGAATGGGAATGGCGAGCTAATCTGGATCGCAGGGTGGAGACAAGACAATAGGTATAAACTTACTGAGGCTACAAAAAATGTAACAATTTTTGAATTGCGACATCTACATATTACAATTTCTAAACAATCTTAA
- the bshA gene encoding N-acetyl-alpha-D-glucosaminyl L-malate synthase BshA, producing MKIGIVCYPTFGGSGVVATELGKALADEGHQVHFITYSQPARLDFFSANLFYHEVSVRDYPLFDYAPYESALASKLVDVVRFEKLDILHVHYAIPHASAAFMAKQILETYGIHIPFVTTLHGTDITLVGKDPTYKPVVTFSINKSDGVTTVSESLKKDTEEYFEITNEIKVIPNFIDFSRFSLKPKDHFKKAIAPNNERILIHTSNFRKVKRTADVIRVFHKILEKIPSKLLMVGDGPERAYDEQLCRDLGICDDVRFLGKQDAVEEILSVSDLFLMPSESESFGLAALEAMACKVPAITSNSGGLPELNVDGFSGFMSNVGDVEDMANKAIQILANDEVLHKFKENAFARAQDFDLKKILPEYVNYYNKIIDESNRLHKA from the coding sequence ATGAAAATAGGTATTGTTTGTTACCCGACTTTTGGTGGAAGTGGTGTTGTAGCCACAGAACTTGGAAAGGCACTCGCCGACGAAGGTCATCAGGTACATTTTATCACATACAGTCAACCGGCTCGTCTGGATTTCTTCTCTGCAAATCTATTCTATCACGAAGTATCCGTAAGGGATTACCCTTTGTTTGATTATGCCCCTTACGAGTCTGCATTAGCCAGTAAGCTAGTAGATGTAGTGCGCTTTGAAAAGCTCGACATTCTACATGTTCATTACGCGATCCCACATGCTTCTGCTGCCTTTATGGCTAAGCAAATTCTGGAAACCTACGGTATTCATATCCCATTTGTAACAACCTTGCACGGAACAGACATTACTCTGGTGGGAAAAGATCCAACCTATAAACCAGTAGTTACGTTTTCTATCAATAAGTCGGATGGAGTAACTACGGTATCCGAAAGCTTAAAAAAAGATACCGAAGAGTATTTTGAAATCACCAACGAAATCAAGGTCATTCCTAATTTTATCGATTTTTCGAGGTTTAGCTTAAAACCGAAAGATCATTTTAAAAAGGCTATTGCGCCTAATAATGAACGTATTCTAATTCATACTTCCAACTTTAGAAAGGTAAAACGTACGGCAGATGTGATCCGTGTTTTTCATAAGATTCTGGAGAAAATTCCTTCTAAATTATTAATGGTTGGTGACGGACCAGAACGTGCTTATGACGAGCAATTGTGCAGAGACCTTGGGATTTGCGACGATGTTCGTTTTCTGGGTAAGCAAGATGCAGTAGAAGAAATTCTTTCTGTCTCTGATTTGTTTCTGATGCCATCCGAATCAGAAAGCTTTGGTTTGGCTGCTTTAGAAGCGATGGCCTGTAAAGTTCCTGCCATTACCTCTAATTCTGGTGGTTTACCTGAGCTAAATGTAGATGGTTTTTCGGGCTTTATGAGTAATGTGGGGGATGTGGAGGATATGGCCAATAAAGCCATTCAGATTTTAGCGAATGATGAAGTGTTACATAAATTTAAAGAGAATGCATTTGCAAGGGCACAGGACTTCGATTTAAAGAAAATCCTGCCCGAGTACGTCAATTACTACAATAAGATAATAGACGAGTCAAATAGATTACATAAAGCTTAA
- a CDS encoding lactonase family protein, with the protein MKKILSLLLLTLFTLQSFAQKKEYNLIIGTYTSPGKSEGIYIYNFDANTAEFKFKSVAKDVTNPSYLAVSKNNKFIYSVAVAPDNNAAAAFGFDGVKGELTFINKQATGSPGPCFVLADEKSVFTANYGGGSISVFGIEGNGALTPLKQLIQHTGKSIDPQKRQESAHVHQIQFTPDRKYVTCTDLGEDQIYIYNYNPTAKEEVLSIKQVVKTTPGSGPRHLTFSPNGKFAYLAHEFNGIITVFAYNDGSLIKIQDAGTIDKDFSGRVDAADIHVSPDGKFLYETNRGDANTISAFAVQPNGQLNFVSRISTLGKGPRNFSIDPTGKYLLVGHQYTNDIVIFERNKKTGTLKDTGKRIELGAPVCLVFAPIK; encoded by the coding sequence ATGAAAAAAATTCTCTCGCTTTTATTGCTTACCCTTTTTACACTGCAAAGCTTCGCACAAAAAAAAGAATACAATTTAATCATTGGGACTTACACCAGTCCGGGTAAAAGCGAGGGAATTTATATTTACAACTTTGATGCAAACACTGCTGAATTTAAATTTAAAAGTGTAGCCAAAGATGTTACCAATCCAAGTTATCTGGCTGTTAGCAAAAATAACAAGTTCATATACTCCGTAGCAGTAGCACCCGATAACAACGCCGCAGCGGCTTTCGGCTTTGATGGAGTAAAAGGTGAGCTCACCTTTATCAACAAACAAGCTACAGGAAGTCCCGGTCCATGTTTTGTACTTGCTGATGAAAAAAGTGTTTTTACAGCCAATTATGGTGGTGGAAGCATTTCAGTTTTCGGAATTGAAGGTAATGGCGCTTTAACTCCACTGAAGCAATTGATACAACATACCGGCAAAAGTATAGATCCGCAAAAAAGACAGGAAAGTGCTCATGTCCATCAGATTCAATTTACACCTGACAGAAAGTATGTAACCTGTACAGATCTTGGTGAAGACCAGATTTACATTTATAATTATAATCCAACAGCCAAAGAAGAAGTGCTGAGCATAAAACAGGTTGTAAAAACTACTCCTGGTAGCGGTCCACGTCACCTTACTTTCAGTCCAAATGGTAAATTCGCTTACCTGGCTCACGAATTTAATGGGATCATTACCGTATTTGCATACAACGATGGTAGCCTAATTAAAATTCAGGATGCCGGCACTATTGATAAAGATTTTTCCGGAAGAGTTGATGCTGCAGATATACATGTATCACCGGATGGCAAGTTTTTATATGAAACCAACCGTGGCGATGCAAACACCATTTCAGCATTTGCCGTACAGCCTAATGGTCAGCTCAATTTCGTATCCCGGATCAGCACATTAGGCAAAGGTCCAAGAAATTTTTCTATAGACCCTACAGGAAAATACTTACTTGTTGGCCATCAATACACCAATGACATCGTGATCTTTGAACGCAATAAAAAAACCGGCACCTTAAAGGATACCGGTAAAAGAATTGAACTAGGCGCTCCTGTTTGCTTAGTCTTTGCGCCAATTAAATAA
- a CDS encoding pseudouridine synthase, translated as MIKNNNRNSRDDKSKPGNRSTTGKRPGGADSSYKGKSKFDDKEGKDNKFGDAKDFKPRRGKEGDSRSFKSRGENDSKEFRPRSSGSDFKSRSGKDGDHKSFGSRSTGSRDFKPGNRDKDSRDFKRETPTGEGKRSYIKKDHFSAGGDKPFRKFDDKKSQTSRSTDNRPFRKREDEGSRPGYKSAGARPERSFERPERGERSDRTTRQDRNNTWSGPEKAPTMRGRKNPVVQKDDGLIRLNRYISNAGICSRRKADELIAAGVVSVNGEVVSELGHKIDPANDQVRYNGELLKREKKIYVLLNKPKDYITTTDDPQERRTVMQLVEKASRERIYPVGRLDRNTTGLLLMTNDGDLADKLSHPKNGITKIYNVELNKSLSQGDLNKIQFGLELEDGIIKPDSVSYVTGGSKREVGIQIHSGKNRIVRRIFEHLGYDVVKLDRVVYGNLTKKDLPRGRWRYLEEHELIQIKHLIK; from the coding sequence ATGATAAAAAACAACAACAGGAACAGTCGGGATGACAAGTCCAAACCGGGAAACCGAAGCACAACAGGCAAAAGACCAGGTGGAGCAGATTCTTCATACAAGGGAAAAAGCAAGTTTGACGATAAAGAAGGGAAAGACAATAAATTTGGCGATGCCAAAGATTTCAAGCCTAGAAGAGGCAAAGAAGGAGATTCAAGAAGCTTTAAGTCAAGGGGCGAAAATGACTCAAAAGAATTCAGACCAAGAAGTTCGGGCAGTGATTTTAAATCCAGATCCGGAAAAGATGGTGACCATAAAAGCTTCGGTTCGAGAAGCACTGGTTCCAGAGATTTTAAACCAGGTAATAGAGACAAGGATAGCAGAGATTTCAAAAGAGAAACTCCTACCGGAGAAGGTAAACGTAGTTATATAAAGAAAGATCATTTTAGTGCAGGGGGTGATAAACCTTTCCGCAAGTTTGACGATAAAAAAAGCCAAACTTCAAGAAGTACTGATAACAGACCTTTCAGAAAAAGAGAAGACGAGGGTTCAAGACCTGGATACAAAAGTGCAGGCGCACGTCCAGAGCGCTCTTTTGAACGCCCGGAACGTGGAGAACGTTCAGATCGTACCACTCGCCAGGATCGCAATAATACATGGTCAGGTCCTGAAAAAGCACCAACCATGCGTGGCAGAAAAAATCCCGTTGTTCAAAAAGATGACGGTCTGATCCGTTTAAACAGATATATTTCTAATGCAGGCATTTGCTCACGCCGTAAAGCGGATGAACTGATTGCTGCAGGAGTAGTTTCTGTAAATGGTGAGGTAGTTTCTGAATTAGGTCATAAAATTGACCCGGCAAATGACCAGGTTCGTTACAATGGAGAATTGCTAAAACGTGAAAAGAAAATTTACGTGTTATTGAACAAACCTAAGGATTATATCACGACTACAGATGATCCACAAGAACGCCGTACAGTTATGCAATTGGTAGAAAAAGCGAGCAGAGAACGCATTTACCCCGTAGGTAGGTTAGATCGCAACACTACAGGTCTATTACTGATGACCAATGACGGTGACCTTGCTGATAAGCTTTCTCATCCAAAAAATGGCATCACCAAAATATATAACGTAGAATTAAATAAGAGCTTAAGTCAGGGCGATCTGAATAAAATTCAGTTCGGTTTAGAACTGGAAGATGGAATTATCAAACCTGATTCTGTATCTTACGTTACCGGAGGTTCTAAGCGTGAGGTTGGTATACAAATCCATAGTGGTAAAAACAGGATCGTACGCCGTATATTCGAACACTTAGGATATGATGTAGTGAAACTAGACCGTGTTGTTTATGGCAACCTAACCAAAAAGGATCTTCCTCGTGGGAGATGGCGTTACCTGGAAGAGCACGAACTGATTCAGATAAAACACCTGATTAAGTAA
- a CDS encoding lytic transglycosylase domain-containing protein: MIKKHIMTCTVIISLLVMAKVFAYNMPQATKSSSKQGEITSTDTLTFNITKPLSLMAQLNFADETLPIGDVKVERKMKKTLAAHYFSNLQTNKLHRKAAEWFPIIEPILAAYGIPEDFKYMPLVESGLDSGVSPKGAAGAWQFMPGTARMYGLKVNSRVDERNNLRKSTIAAARYIKDLYRTFDSWTLVAAAYNVGDNHMKRQINRQNQDNYFKMKLNNETGGYVYKLISMKQIMLDPVRYGYTAPRALLAYNAEKAEERNSE, translated from the coding sequence ATGATAAAGAAACACATAATGACATGTACGGTAATTATATCATTACTGGTTATGGCAAAAGTGTTTGCTTACAACATGCCCCAAGCAACAAAAAGTTCTTCAAAACAAGGAGAAATAACGAGTACCGATACCCTAACCTTTAACATCACGAAGCCATTATCTTTGATGGCTCAATTAAATTTTGCAGATGAGACATTGCCAATTGGTGACGTCAAAGTAGAGCGTAAAATGAAGAAAACGCTGGCTGCGCATTACTTTAGTAATTTACAAACTAATAAGCTGCACAGAAAAGCAGCAGAATGGTTCCCAATTATCGAGCCGATCCTTGCCGCTTATGGAATTCCCGAAGATTTTAAGTATATGCCTTTGGTAGAATCGGGGTTAGATAGCGGAGTATCACCTAAAGGTGCTGCAGGTGCCTGGCAGTTTATGCCTGGAACAGCCCGTATGTATGGCCTAAAAGTTAACTCTAGAGTTGATGAGCGTAATAACTTGCGCAAATCTACTATTGCAGCTGCCAGATATATCAAGGATCTTTATCGCACTTTTGATAGTTGGACACTAGTTGCTGCCGCTTATAATGTTGGTGATAACCACATGAAGCGTCAGATTAACAGACAAAACCAGGACAACTACTTCAAAATGAAGTTGAATAATGAAACCGGGGGATATGTTTACAAACTGATCTCGATGAAACAAATTATGTTAGATCCTGTGCGTTACGGTTACACTGCTCCAAGAGCATTGTTGGCTTATAATGCCGAAAAAGCTGAAGAAAGAAATTCAGAATAA